In Arachis hypogaea cultivar Tifrunner chromosome 2, arahy.Tifrunner.gnm2.J5K5, whole genome shotgun sequence, a genomic segment contains:
- the LOC112719205 gene encoding uncharacterized protein, translated as MVYSSCLPPKDPGANIVVSKEEFNLFHNIDRQLFTRLVVVLGRDTSESTHVMSFIMWLERKCKDLRMVSNLLNWPDNLLNDLADEVALALNCIESPQFPYSHDKILPLVHNITRGTISLLYLHEIRMEVIPGVTKLLNDVCLRAFTDIIQQVHYENARKSMISNAYLHPPMMYYAPSPPAWISGGANSSARNDDQFNQEFKEILAKLHLTTTNAATANEMRLLPAADDRTIFMTFSKGYPISESEVREFFTRAHGDIIESLHMQDVQSLEQPLFARMVVRPEAMNTIDTFLEGAGKVKFAINGKHVWARKYVPKGNKSPSSGPSSPSSATETPY; from the exons ATGGTGTACTCGTCGTGTCTCCCTCCTAAAGACCCAGGGGCTAACATTGTTGTGAGCAAGGAGGAATTCAACTTGTTTCACAACATTGACCGCCAGCTGTTCACGCGtctggtggtggttcttgggcgCGACACGAGCGAATCCACTCATGTCATGTCATTCATCATGTGGCTTGAAAGGAAGTGCAAGGACTTGAGGATGGTGTCAAACCTGCTGAATTGGCCAGACAATTTGCTGAATGATCTGGCCGACGAGGTCGCGTTGGCCTTGAACTGCATCGAGagtcctcaattcccttactCTCATGACAAGATCTTGCCTCTGGTCCATAACATCACACGTGGCACAATATCCCTCCTTTACCTCCATGAGATCCGCATGGAGGTCATCCCTGGTGTCACTAAGTTGCTTAACGATGTTTGCTTGAGGGCTTTCACTGACATAATCCAGCAAGTTCATTATGAGAATGCTAGAAAATCCATGATTTCGAATGCTTATTTGCATCCCCCAATGATGTACTATGCTCCTTCTCCGCCTGCTTGGATCAGTGGCGGTGCTAACTCTTCTGCTAGAAATGATGATCAGTTCAATCAAGAATTCAAAGAGATCTTGGCCAAGCTACATCTCACTACTACTAACGCTGCCACTGCTAACGAGATGAGACTACTGCCTGCTGCAGATGATAGGACTATCTTCATGACTTTCTCCAAAGGATACCCTATTTCTGAATCTGAAGTTCGTGAATTTTTCACAAG AGCTCATGGAGATATCATTGAATCACTTCATATGCAAGATGTTCAATCGCTGGAGCAACCATTGTTTGCTCGCATGGTGGTTCGCCCGGAGGCCATGAACACCATTGATACCTTCCTTGAAGGTGCAGGAAAAGTGAAATTCGCGATTAATGGCAAGCATGTTTGGGCTAGAAAATATGTTCCCAAGGGGAATAAGTCACCATCTTCTGGACCATCCTCACCATCTTCTGCAACTGAGACACCATATTGA